The Oncorhynchus masou masou isolate Uvic2021 chromosome 8, UVic_Omas_1.1, whole genome shotgun sequence genome has a window encoding:
- the stc1l gene encoding stanniocalcin 1, like, which produces MLAKFGLFAIFLVLGTSAFDAEPEESSPGRARFSSNSPSDVAGCLNGAPAVGCGTFACLENSTCDTDGMHDICQLFLHTAATFNTQGKTFVKDSLRCIANGVTSNVFQTIRRCGMFQRMISEVQEECYSRLDICGVARSNPEAIGEVVQVPAHFPNRYYSTLLQSLLACDQETVAVVRAEFVSRLGPDMETLFQLLQNKPCPQESNQGANAAPVGWHWPMGFPPSFKIQPSMRGRDPTHLFARKRSLEVSDREME; this is translated from the exons ATGCTAGCTAAATTCGGCCTGTTTGCGATCTTCCTCGTCCTGGGGACCTCCGCCTTCGATGCCGAACCGGAGGAATCCTCTCCTGGCCGTGCACGCTTCTCCTCCAATAGCCCCT cggATGTGGCTGGGTGTTTGAATGGTGCTCCAGCTGTGGGATGTGGGACATTTGCCTGCCTGGAGAATTCTACCTGTGACACGGATGGCATGCACGATATCTGCCAACTGTTCCTCCACACCGCAGCTACCTTCAACACACAA gGTAAGACATTTGTAAAGGACAGTCTGAGATGTATTGCCAACGGCGTCACATCTAATGTGTTCCAGACCATCAGACGCTGTGGAATGTTCCAGAGGATGATCTCTGAG gtccaGGAGGAGTGTTACAGTAGACTGGACATCTGTGGTGTGGCTCGCTCCAACCCTGAGGCCATTGGAGAGGTGGTACAGGTACCTGCACACTTCCCCAACAG GTACTACAGCACTCTGCTTCAGTCCCTGCTAGCCTGTGATCAGGAGACAGTGGCGGTTGTCAGGGCGGAGTTTGTTTCTAGGCTGGGGCCAGACATGGAGACCCTCTTCCAGCTGCTGCAGAACAAGCCTTGCCCCCAGGAGTCTAACCAAGGTGCTAACGCCGCCCCCGTCGGCTGGCACTGGCCAATGGGGTTTCCCCCCTCCTTCAAGATCCAGCCCAGCATGAGAGGAAGAGACCCCACCCACCTGTTCGCTAGGAAACGCTCTCTGGAGGTGtcggatagagagatggagtaa
- the LOC135544609 gene encoding cGMP-dependent protein kinase 1-like isoform X1: MGTLRDLQFALQLKIEELRQRDSLIDELELELDTKDDLIRQLQTELDRHRTAPQHAGATGSTENTGPGLSPPVPDEPQRTKRQAISAEPTALDPAQLAHVTLTNYSKSEESRELIHRALLENEFMKHLEQGQIQTIVDCMHPTRLARGCCVIQEGDDGSLVYVLEEGKVEVTKGEQKLCTINPGKVFGELAILYNCTRTATVTALTDIKLWAIDRQGFQTIMMRTGLIKHSQYMEFLRSVPSFQSLPEDVLSKVADVLEETHYSEGDYIIRQGATGDTFFIISEGQVKVTQQKSSNEEPEFLTTLSRGDWFGEQALKGEDVRTASVTAVGGVTCLVVDRESFMQLIGGLDDDSSRHNESDELKAKLEAEAVFFSSVSLNDFHVICTLGIGGFSRVELVQLKSDTSRSFAMKVLKKRHILDTSQQGHILSERRIMMDAHGPFTVRLYRTFRDSKYLYMLQEACLGGELWTLLSARGSFEDGTTRFYTGCVVEALAFLHVRGIIYRDLKPENIILDQRGYAKLVDFGFAKKVGLGQKTWTFCGTPEYVAPEIILNKGHDISADCWSLGILIYELLSGSPPFSGSDPMNTYNIILRGIDMVEFPKKISKSAANLIKRLCRDNPSERVGNQKNGVKDIQKHKWFEGFNWEGLRQTTLVPPFTPTVEGPLDTRNFDCFPDDSEAPPPDEESGWDLEF; this comes from the exons ATGGGTACTTTGAGGGACTTGCAGTTTGCACTGCAGCTGAAGATCGAGGAGCTCCGCCAGAGAGACAGTCTGATAGATGAGCTGGAGTTGGAGCTGGACACCAAGGATGATCTCATCCGACAGCTGCAGACAGAACTGGACCGCCATCGCACCGCTCCTCAACACGCAGGGGCCACTGGGagcacagagaacacag GACCCGGGCTGTCCCCACCAGTGCCTGATGAGCCGCAGAGGACTAAGAGACAGGCAATATCAGCAGAACCCACAGCCCTGGACCCTGCCCAACTCGCACACGTCACACTCACCAACTACAGCAAGAGTGAAGA GTCTAGAGAGCTGATCCATAGAGCTCTGTTGGAGAATGAATTCATGAAACacctggagcagggacag ATTCAGACCATAGTTGACTGTATGCATCCCACTCGTCTGGCCCGGGGCTGCTGTGTCATACAGGAGGGAGACGACGGATCTCTGGTCTATGTGCTGGAGG agggaaaGGTGGAGGTGACTAAAGGGGAACAGAAGCTGTGCACCATCAATCCCGGGAAGGTCTTTGGAGAACTGGCCATCCTCTACAACTGTACCAGGACTGCTActgttacag CTCTAACGGACATTAAGCTGTGGGCGATAGACAGACAGGGTTTCCAGACCATCATGATGAGGACTGGACTCATTAAACACTCCCAGTATATGGAGTTCCTccgcag tGTTCCCTCCTTTCAGTCGTTGCCTGAGGACGTTCTTAGTAAGGTAGCTGATGTtctggaggag aCTCACTACAGTGAAGGTGATTACATCATCAGGCAGGGCGCCACAGGAGACACCTTCTTCATCATCAGCGAAGGACAG GTAAAGGTCACGCAACAGAAATCATCCAATGAGGAGCCAGAGTTTCTGACCACACTCTCTAGGGGGGACTGGTTTGGAGAGCAGGCGCTAAAAGG ggagGATGTTCGTACGGCCAGTGTCACAGCAGTAGGGGGAGTGACCTGTCTGGTCgtggacagaga GTCGTTCATGCAGCTGATAGGAGGGCTTGATGACGACAGCAGCAGACACAACGAGAGTGACGAGCTCAAGGCCAA GTTGGAGGCAGAGGCAGTGTTTTTCTCCAGCGTGTCTCTCAACGATTTCCACGTCATCTGCACCCTCGGAATTGGAGGCTTCAGTCGCGTTGAACTG gtgcaGCTGAAGAGTGACACCAGCAGGTCGTTTGCTATGAAGGTTCTGAAGAAGCGTCACATTCTGGACACCAGCCAACAGGGCCACATCCTCTCAGAGAGACGCATCATGATGGACGCACACGGCCCCTTCACCGTccg GTTGTATCGGACGTTTAGGGACTCTAAGTATCTGTACATGCTGCAGGAGGCCTGTCTGGGAGGAGAACTGTGGACTCTACtgagtgccag GGGTTCGTTTGAGGACGGCACCACACGGTTCTATACAGGCTGTGTTGTAGAGGCTCTGGCCTTCCTCCATGTTCGAGGCATCATCTACAGAGACCTCAAACCTGAGAACATCATACTGGACCAACGAGGATACGCCAAACTG GTGGACTTTGGCTTTGCTAAGAAGGTGGGTCTGGGTCAGAAGACGTGGACGTTCTGTGGGACTCCAGAATACGTGGCCCCAGAGATCATCCTGAACAAGGGACACGACATCTCTGCAGACTGCTGGTCCCTGGGGATACTCATCTATGAACTGCTCAGCGGCAG tcctccgTTCTCTGGTTCTGACCCTATGAACACCTATAACATCATCCTGAGAGGAATCGATATGGTGGAGTTCCCCAAGAAGATCTCCAAGAGTGCTGCCAACCTCATCAAACGCCTCTGCAG ggACAACCCATCTGAGAGGGTGGGGAACCAGAAGAATGGGGTGAAGGACATCCAGAAACACAA GTGGTTTGAAGGTTTCAATTGGGAGGGCCTCCGACAGACAACTCTGGTCCCTCCTTTCACTCCTACT GTGGAGGGTCCACTGGACACCAGAAACTTTGACTGCTTCCCCGATGACAGCGAGGCCCCGCCCCCAGACGAGGAGTCCGGCTGGGACCTGGAGTTCTGA
- the LOC135544611 gene encoding L antigen family member 3-like, with product MAAPCTENNHKQGKLEFVLDVPFPSSREASIALQSLSPDREPRKGGISKELTVSGCTLSVRWRADEARILRVSVGSFMDHLSLVMETMEAFGPPVSVTTQTHTVSSTMT from the exons ATGGCGGCGCCCTGCACGGAAAACAATCACAAGCAAGGCAAATTGGAATT TGTACTAGACGTCCCGTTCCCATCAAGTCGCGAGGCGTCCATCGCGCTCCAGTCCCTCTCCCCAGACCGTGAGCCCCGGAAAGGAGGCATCAGCAAGGAGCTCACGGTGTCCGGCTgcacgctgtctgt AAGGTGGAGAGCCGATGAGGCCCGTATTCTGCGTGTCTCTGTGGGGTCGTTTATGGACCACCTCTCCCTTGTGATGGAGACCATGGAGGCCTTTGGACCCCCGGTCTCTGTGACCACACAAACGCACACCGTCAGCTCTACGATGACATGA
- the LOC135544609 gene encoding cGMP-dependent protein kinase 1-like isoform X2 produces MGTLRDLQFALQLKIEELRQRDSLIDELELELDTKDDLIRQLQTELDRHRTAPQHAGLAEVKPDQNGCLSGPGLSPPVPDEPQRTKRQAISAEPTALDPAQLAHVTLTNYSKSEESRELIHRALLENEFMKHLEQGQIQTIVDCMHPTRLARGCCVIQEGDDGSLVYVLEEGKVEVTKGEQKLCTINPGKVFGELAILYNCTRTATVTALTDIKLWAIDRQGFQTIMMRTGLIKHSQYMEFLRSVPSFQSLPEDVLSKVADVLEETHYSEGDYIIRQGATGDTFFIISEGQVKVTQQKSSNEEPEFLTTLSRGDWFGEQALKGEDVRTASVTAVGGVTCLVVDRESFMQLIGGLDDDSSRHNESDELKAKLEAEAVFFSSVSLNDFHVICTLGIGGFSRVELVQLKSDTSRSFAMKVLKKRHILDTSQQGHILSERRIMMDAHGPFTVRLYRTFRDSKYLYMLQEACLGGELWTLLSARGSFEDGTTRFYTGCVVEALAFLHVRGIIYRDLKPENIILDQRGYAKLVDFGFAKKVGLGQKTWTFCGTPEYVAPEIILNKGHDISADCWSLGILIYELLSGSPPFSGSDPMNTYNIILRGIDMVEFPKKISKSAANLIKRLCRDNPSERVGNQKNGVKDIQKHKWFEGFNWEGLRQTTLVPPFTPTVEGPLDTRNFDCFPDDSEAPPPDEESGWDLEF; encoded by the exons ATGGGTACTTTGAGGGACTTGCAGTTTGCACTGCAGCTGAAGATCGAGGAGCTCCGCCAGAGAGACAGTCTGATAGATGAGCTGGAGTTGGAGCTGGACACCAAGGATGATCTCATCCGACAGCTGCAGACAGAACTGGACCGCCATCGCACCGCTCCTCAACACGCAGGG ctcGCTGAGGTAAAGCCTGACCAAAATGGGTGTCTGTCAGGACCCGGGCTGTCCCCACCAGTGCCTGATGAGCCGCAGAGGACTAAGAGACAGGCAATATCAGCAGAACCCACAGCCCTGGACCCTGCCCAACTCGCACACGTCACACTCACCAACTACAGCAAGAGTGAAGA GTCTAGAGAGCTGATCCATAGAGCTCTGTTGGAGAATGAATTCATGAAACacctggagcagggacag ATTCAGACCATAGTTGACTGTATGCATCCCACTCGTCTGGCCCGGGGCTGCTGTGTCATACAGGAGGGAGACGACGGATCTCTGGTCTATGTGCTGGAGG agggaaaGGTGGAGGTGACTAAAGGGGAACAGAAGCTGTGCACCATCAATCCCGGGAAGGTCTTTGGAGAACTGGCCATCCTCTACAACTGTACCAGGACTGCTActgttacag CTCTAACGGACATTAAGCTGTGGGCGATAGACAGACAGGGTTTCCAGACCATCATGATGAGGACTGGACTCATTAAACACTCCCAGTATATGGAGTTCCTccgcag tGTTCCCTCCTTTCAGTCGTTGCCTGAGGACGTTCTTAGTAAGGTAGCTGATGTtctggaggag aCTCACTACAGTGAAGGTGATTACATCATCAGGCAGGGCGCCACAGGAGACACCTTCTTCATCATCAGCGAAGGACAG GTAAAGGTCACGCAACAGAAATCATCCAATGAGGAGCCAGAGTTTCTGACCACACTCTCTAGGGGGGACTGGTTTGGAGAGCAGGCGCTAAAAGG ggagGATGTTCGTACGGCCAGTGTCACAGCAGTAGGGGGAGTGACCTGTCTGGTCgtggacagaga GTCGTTCATGCAGCTGATAGGAGGGCTTGATGACGACAGCAGCAGACACAACGAGAGTGACGAGCTCAAGGCCAA GTTGGAGGCAGAGGCAGTGTTTTTCTCCAGCGTGTCTCTCAACGATTTCCACGTCATCTGCACCCTCGGAATTGGAGGCTTCAGTCGCGTTGAACTG gtgcaGCTGAAGAGTGACACCAGCAGGTCGTTTGCTATGAAGGTTCTGAAGAAGCGTCACATTCTGGACACCAGCCAACAGGGCCACATCCTCTCAGAGAGACGCATCATGATGGACGCACACGGCCCCTTCACCGTccg GTTGTATCGGACGTTTAGGGACTCTAAGTATCTGTACATGCTGCAGGAGGCCTGTCTGGGAGGAGAACTGTGGACTCTACtgagtgccag GGGTTCGTTTGAGGACGGCACCACACGGTTCTATACAGGCTGTGTTGTAGAGGCTCTGGCCTTCCTCCATGTTCGAGGCATCATCTACAGAGACCTCAAACCTGAGAACATCATACTGGACCAACGAGGATACGCCAAACTG GTGGACTTTGGCTTTGCTAAGAAGGTGGGTCTGGGTCAGAAGACGTGGACGTTCTGTGGGACTCCAGAATACGTGGCCCCAGAGATCATCCTGAACAAGGGACACGACATCTCTGCAGACTGCTGGTCCCTGGGGATACTCATCTATGAACTGCTCAGCGGCAG tcctccgTTCTCTGGTTCTGACCCTATGAACACCTATAACATCATCCTGAGAGGAATCGATATGGTGGAGTTCCCCAAGAAGATCTCCAAGAGTGCTGCCAACCTCATCAAACGCCTCTGCAG ggACAACCCATCTGAGAGGGTGGGGAACCAGAAGAATGGGGTGAAGGACATCCAGAAACACAA GTGGTTTGAAGGTTTCAATTGGGAGGGCCTCCGACAGACAACTCTGGTCCCTCCTTTCACTCCTACT GTGGAGGGTCCACTGGACACCAGAAACTTTGACTGCTTCCCCGATGACAGCGAGGCCCCGCCCCCAGACGAGGAGTCCGGCTGGGACCTGGAGTTCTGA
- the zgc:100918 gene encoding ras-related protein rab7-like: MASRKKVLLKVIILGDSGVGKTSLMNQYVNKKFSNQYKATIGADFLTKEVMVDDRLVTMQIWDTAGQERFQSLGVAFYRGADCCVLVYDVTAPNTFKTLDSWRDEFLIQASPRDPDNFPFVVLGNKIDLENRQVTTKRAQAWCASKNSIPYFETSAKEAINVDQAFQTIARNALKQESEVETYDFPDQIKLRDDRPADPSDGCSC; this comes from the exons ATGGCCTCCCGTAAGAAGGTGCTGCTGAAGGTGATCATCCTCGGAGACTCTGG GGTAGGGAAGACTTCTCTGATGAACCAGTATGTAAATAAGAAGTTCAGTAACCAGTACAAGGCCACTATAGGAGCGGACTTTCTCACCAAGGAGGTGATGGTGGATGACAGGCTGGTCACCATGCAG aTCTGGGACACGGCGGGGCAGGAGCGTTTCCAGTCTCTGGGCGTGGCGTTCTACCGCGGCGCTGACTGCTGTGTGCTGGTCTACGATGTCACGGCGCCCAACACCTTCAAGACACTGGACAGCTGGAGGGATGAGTTCCTGATCCAGGCCAGCCCCAGAGACCCAGACAACTTCCCCTTTGTGGTGCTAGGCAACAAGATTGACCTCGAGAACAGACAG GTGACGACAAAACGTGCCCAGGCCTGGTGTGCCAGTAAGAACAGCATCCCCTACTTTGAGACCAGTGCCAAGGAGGCCATCAACGTAGACCAAGCATTCCAGACCATTGCTCGCAATGCCCTTAAACAG GAGTCTGAGGTGGAGACATATGACTTCCCAGACCAGATCAAACTGAGAGACGACCGGCCCGCCGACCCCAGCGACGGCTGCTCCTGCTGA